In the genome of Bacillus sp. S3, one region contains:
- a CDS encoding CoA transferase subunit A has translation MENSFGKVTTLEAAMEFFHDSMTIMFGGFGGVGSPPTLIDGILKKGIQDLTLIGNDTGFPHIGIGKIVSRGLAKKVIASHIGSNPIAGQLMHKGKLEVEFSPQGILAERIRAGGVGLPAFLSDIGMDNEMVSKNKPLCMIEGKKYLVETALTAEVAVVYAKKADEFGNLIYDKSARNTNPLVAMAGEITIAEVEEIVPIGSLTPEEIITPGVFVDYLIPSKGVNWNWAWE, from the coding sequence ATGGAAAATTCATTTGGAAAAGTCACAACCTTAGAAGCCGCGATGGAATTCTTTCACGATAGCATGACAATCATGTTTGGCGGCTTTGGTGGGGTCGGTTCTCCACCGACATTGATTGATGGGATATTGAAAAAAGGGATCCAGGATCTTACTTTGATAGGGAATGATACAGGTTTCCCGCACATCGGCATCGGGAAAATAGTCAGCCGGGGACTTGCCAAGAAGGTCATTGCTTCGCATATTGGTTCTAACCCGATTGCAGGTCAGCTGATGCATAAAGGTAAGCTGGAGGTGGAGTTTTCACCGCAGGGAATTTTAGCGGAAAGAATTCGGGCCGGGGGTGTCGGTCTGCCGGCTTTTCTTTCAGATATCGGGATGGATAATGAAATGGTATCGAAGAATAAACCGCTCTGTATGATTGAGGGGAAAAAATATCTTGTAGAAACTGCTTTAACCGCCGAGGTCGCCGTCGTTTATGCAAAAAAGGCGGATGAATTTGGAAATTTAATTTATGACAAGAGTGCCCGTAATACCAATCCACTTGTTGCGATGGCAGGAGAGATTACGATTGCAGAGGTAGAAGAAATTGTCCCAATCGGCAGTCTCACTCCTGAAGAAATCATTACTCCGGGAGTATTTGTTGATTATTTGATTCCTTCTAAGGGGGTGAATTGGAATTGGGCATGGGAGTAG
- a CDS encoding aspartate aminotransferase family protein, with product MKKSFLIKPLLDEIYPVIDYGKGVFLYDVEGKKYLDAASGAVTANIGHGVTEIIEAMQQQAKKVSFVYRSQFTSEAAEKLAKKIAEWIPGELNWSFFVNSGSEATETAMKMAIQYWQEQGILTKTKVLSRWVSYHGITLGALSMSGHAGRRARFVPLLEDFPVINPPYCYRCPYNLEAPSCGYMCAQELETAIKRIGADQIAAFIAEPVIGAAGGAIAPPKEYFKTIKKICEDNNILFIADEVMTGFGRTGTVLACERWDVIPDIIAFGKGMGAGYAPIAAAVASEKVMAPILAGTKSVMSGHTLSANPQSCAVSLAVLEYLEKNEIIKEVESKGIYLKNQLEKLSDIFPFIGDVRGKGLLLGIEFVEDRETKTPFPRKSLITQNVVALAKEKGLLVYPAGAGIDGVNGDAIIISPPLTITNKEIEILVFLLKETFAAFSNQINPGMVGDR from the coding sequence ATGAAAAAATCGTTTCTCATTAAACCGTTGCTCGATGAAATATACCCGGTCATTGATTATGGCAAAGGGGTCTTTTTATATGATGTGGAGGGGAAGAAATATCTTGATGCTGCTTCAGGTGCCGTTACCGCCAATATCGGGCACGGTGTAACCGAAATCATTGAAGCGATGCAGCAACAGGCGAAAAAGGTTTCATTTGTGTATCGTTCGCAATTTACAAGTGAGGCAGCTGAAAAGCTGGCGAAAAAAATTGCTGAGTGGATTCCGGGAGAGCTTAATTGGAGTTTCTTTGTGAACAGCGGCTCGGAAGCAACAGAGACGGCGATGAAAATGGCGATTCAGTACTGGCAGGAGCAAGGTATTTTGACAAAGACGAAAGTGTTATCAAGATGGGTCAGTTATCATGGGATCACATTAGGCGCACTGTCGATGTCCGGTCATGCCGGGAGAAGAGCAAGGTTTGTTCCACTTTTAGAGGATTTTCCAGTTATAAACCCGCCATATTGCTACAGATGTCCATACAATCTTGAAGCACCATCATGCGGTTATATGTGTGCACAGGAATTGGAAACGGCGATCAAGCGGATTGGCGCTGACCAAATTGCAGCCTTTATCGCTGAACCTGTTATCGGTGCTGCAGGCGGCGCTATTGCACCGCCAAAAGAGTATTTTAAGACGATAAAAAAGATTTGCGAGGACAACAATATTCTATTTATCGCTGATGAAGTGATGACAGGATTTGGCAGAACGGGAACGGTGTTAGCCTGTGAGCGGTGGGATGTCATTCCGGATATTATAGCGTTTGGCAAGGGAATGGGAGCAGGGTATGCACCTATTGCGGCAGCGGTTGCAAGTGAAAAGGTGATGGCGCCAATTTTGGCAGGAACAAAGTCAGTGATGAGCGGTCATACATTAAGTGCTAATCCCCAATCATGCGCCGTGTCATTAGCTGTCCTTGAATATTTAGAGAAAAACGAAATTATAAAAGAAGTAGAATCCAAAGGGATTTATTTGAAAAATCAGCTTGAAAAACTAAGTGATATATTTCCATTTATCGGGGATGTCCGCGGCAAAGGCTTACTGCTTGGCATCGAATTTGTCGAAGATCGCGAAACGAAAACCCCCTTTCCGAGAAAGTCTTTAATTACTCAAAATGTAGTAGCGCTTGCAAAGGAAAAAGGCCTCCTCGTATACCCTGCCGGTGCTGGAATTGATGGAGTGAACGGTGACGCCATCATTATTTCCCCGCCCCTAACGATTACTAATAAAGAGATTGAGATCTTAGTATTCTTATTAAAAGAAACATTTGCTGCCTTTTCAAACCAAATAAATCCAGGAATGGTTGGTGATCGTTAG
- a CDS encoding TrkH family potassium uptake protein: MNTIKKLQSKTKELSTIQLIVIFYLSALIVSTLLLKIPLAHRENVSLSFIEAMFTSASAISVTGLSVISLKDTFSNFGIFLLCLILQLGGLGVMSLSTFLWIMLGKKVGLKERQLIMIDQNQSKLAGLVQLAKRIFIIFISFELIGGIILGIWFMNYYNSPLSAFKHGFFASISATTNAGFDITNESLSPFSHDYFVQTVIIFLMIVGAIGFPVMVEIYEFLLSVRIKKKFHFTLFTKLTTLTFIILTVLGALFIFLLDKDNFFQNKTWHESFFYSLFHSATTKSAGLTTMDINEFTPSNQLFLSILMFIGGSPSSASGGIRTTTFAIVILAIIFYAQGKSSIKIFKRELHSEDVLKSFIVLTTAAFLCLCSILVLSITEQGTLIEVIFEVSSAFGTNGLSMGLTPRLTTFGQILIIILMFIGRVGIVTCLLILRGKGSKEKFNYPKEKVTIG; this comes from the coding sequence ATGAATACAATAAAAAAACTTCAATCAAAAACGAAGGAACTATCGACTATACAGTTAATCGTCATTTTTTATTTGTCTGCATTAATCGTTTCTACATTGTTACTAAAAATCCCTCTCGCCCATCGAGAAAATGTTTCGCTAAGTTTTATTGAGGCGATGTTTACTTCTGCCAGCGCCATTAGTGTTACAGGTCTAAGTGTCATTTCGTTAAAGGATACATTTAGTAACTTTGGTATCTTTCTATTATGCCTGATTCTACAATTAGGAGGACTCGGGGTCATGTCCCTAAGTACCTTCCTCTGGATTATGCTTGGTAAAAAGGTAGGTTTGAAAGAAAGACAACTGATTATGATTGACCAAAACCAATCAAAGCTTGCCGGGTTGGTGCAGCTGGCTAAACGGATTTTCATTATTTTTATTTCCTTTGAATTAATCGGCGGCATTATTTTAGGTATTTGGTTCATGAACTATTACAATAGTCCACTTTCTGCTTTTAAACATGGATTTTTCGCTTCCATTAGTGCGACAACAAATGCGGGATTTGATATTACCAATGAGTCTCTTAGCCCATTCAGCCACGACTATTTTGTTCAAACGGTGATTATATTTTTAATGATTGTTGGAGCAATCGGATTTCCAGTGATGGTGGAGATTTATGAATTCTTATTAAGTGTAAGAATCAAGAAAAAATTCCACTTTACCTTATTTACGAAATTAACAACCTTAACCTTTATCATTCTTACTGTATTGGGAGCACTATTTATTTTTCTTCTTGATAAAGATAACTTTTTTCAAAATAAAACGTGGCATGAATCGTTTTTTTACTCGTTATTTCATTCAGCAACAACAAAAAGTGCCGGGCTAACGACAATGGATATTAATGAATTCACTCCAAGCAACCAGTTGTTTTTATCGATTTTGATGTTTATAGGCGGTTCACCAAGCAGTGCAAGCGGAGGTATCCGCACAACCACATTCGCGATTGTTATTTTAGCGATTATTTTTTATGCGCAGGGGAAAAGCTCGATTAAAATATTTAAAAGGGAGCTGCATAGTGAAGATGTGCTTAAATCATTTATTGTACTCACAACTGCGGCTTTTCTTTGTTTATGTTCGATTTTAGTCCTTTCGATTACTGAGCAGGGCACACTAATAGAGGTCATTTTTGAAGTTTCTTCAGCTTTCGGTACAAATGGATTATCGATGGGATTAACACCAAGATTAACTACTTTTGGACAGATCCTTATCATTATCTTAATGTTTATCGGGAGAGTGGGCATTGTTACGTGTTTACTCATCTTACGAGGCAAAGGCAGTAAGGAAAAATTCAATTATCCAAAGGAAAAGGTTACAATCGGTTAA
- a CDS encoding YjcZ family sporulation protein, with translation MYGGFGGYGYDGCCGYPAYPVGGCGFGIGGFALIVVLFILLIIIGASWNFC, from the coding sequence ATGTATGGAGGATTTGGTGGATATGGATACGATGGCTGCTGCGGTTATCCGGCATACCCTGTTGGAGGATGCGGCTTCGGCATTGGCGGCTTTGCCTTAATCGTTGTCCTATTTATTTTGTTAATCATCATCGGCGCAAGCTGGAACTTTTGTTAA
- a CDS encoding DUF502 domain-containing protein, which translates to MKSIIKNFVNGILTIVPIILVIYVIYKTFLFLDGLLGNTLRPYLREDYIPGFGLLTTIILITVLGWLSTKYISGKIIRLIDRLLEKIPVVKTIYSVIKDTVQSFLGDKKSFSKVALVIIPGTEMRSIGFITSEQLEDFYSPLKNHVAVYIPQTFQVAGFTFLLPKEQVEIIDVKPEDAMKFILSGGMTTSSKQKVENA; encoded by the coding sequence ATGAAATCAATAATAAAGAATTTTGTTAATGGTATTTTAACCATTGTGCCGATTATTCTTGTGATTTATGTTATTTATAAAACATTTTTGTTTCTAGATGGCTTGTTAGGAAACACGCTGAGACCGTACTTAAGAGAAGATTATATTCCTGGATTTGGCTTATTGACGACCATTATTTTGATTACCGTTTTAGGCTGGCTGTCGACAAAGTATATATCCGGAAAAATTATTAGACTGATTGACCGGCTCCTCGAAAAGATTCCCGTAGTCAAGACGATTTATTCTGTCATTAAGGATACCGTTCAATCCTTCCTTGGCGATAAGAAATCATTTTCCAAGGTGGCATTGGTAATCATACCGGGAACTGAGATGCGCAGTATTGGCTTCATCACTTCGGAACAATTAGAAGATTTCTACAGCCCTTTAAAGAATCATGTGGCCGTCTATATTCCGCAAACATTTCAGGTTGCAGGATTTACATTTTTACTCCCAAAGGAGCAAGTTGAGATTATCGATGTAAAGCCTGAGGATGCGATGAAATTTATCTTATCTGGCGGGATGACTACATCTTCAAAACAAAAAGTGGAAAACGCATAA
- the msrB gene encoding peptide-methionine (R)-S-oxide reductase MsrB, with the protein MQNKDLKKELTPIQYDVTQNNGTEPPFRNEYWNETRDGIYVDIVSGKPLFSSLDKFDAGCGWPSFTKPMEEEEVTEKEDYSHFMVRTEVRSKSANSHLGHVFNDGPEPTGLRYCINSAALRFIPKEELEDKGYGEFSKLFEAK; encoded by the coding sequence ATGCAAAATAAAGATCTGAAAAAAGAATTGACACCCATCCAGTATGATGTAACGCAAAATAATGGGACAGAGCCGCCGTTTCGCAATGAATATTGGAATGAAACTAGAGACGGGATTTATGTCGATATTGTTTCCGGTAAGCCGCTATTCAGTTCGCTAGATAAATTCGATGCTGGCTGCGGCTGGCCAAGCTTTACGAAACCGATGGAAGAGGAAGAAGTAACTGAAAAAGAAGATTATAGTCATTTCATGGTCAGGACGGAGGTGCGGAGTAAATCTGCTAACTCCCATTTAGGCCACGTATTCAATGACGGACCGGAACCAACCGGCCTGCGCTATTGCATCAACTCTGCTGCGCTACGCTTTATTCCTAAGGAAGAGCTTGAAGACAAAGGTTACGGAGAATTTTCCAAACTGTTTGAAGCAAAATAA
- the msrA gene encoding peptide-methionine (S)-S-oxide reductase MsrA, with amino-acid sequence MVKPFDEQPGIISVLSGYTGGTVENPTYQQVCSDTTGHFEAVQITFNPDVFPYEKLVELFWQQIDPTDTGGQFYDRGQSYQTAIFYHNESQKRLAEESKQRLQESGRFTKPIVTPILPAKAFYPAEEYHQHYYKKNRAHYESYHVGSGRAGFIERHWGNEHAK; translated from the coding sequence ATGGTGAAGCCGTTTGATGAACAGCCGGGCATTATAAGTGTTTTGTCGGGATATACAGGAGGAACCGTCGAAAACCCGACCTATCAGCAGGTTTGCAGCGATACAACAGGACATTTTGAAGCTGTGCAAATTACGTTTAATCCGGATGTTTTCCCGTATGAAAAATTAGTGGAGTTATTTTGGCAGCAAATTGACCCAACAGATACCGGCGGACAATTTTATGACCGGGGGCAATCGTATCAAACGGCAATTTTCTACCATAATGAATCACAAAAAAGACTTGCTGAAGAGTCTAAACAGCGATTGCAGGAGAGCGGCCGATTTACGAAGCCAATCGTTACACCGATCTTACCGGCGAAAGCCTTTTATCCTGCTGAAGAGTACCATCAGCACTACTATAAGAAAAACCGAGCTCATTATGAGTCCTACCATGTCGGATCAGGACGGGCCGGTTTTATCGAAAGGCATTGGGGGAACGAACATGCAAAATAA
- the rsgA gene encoding ribosome small subunit-dependent GTPase A gives MNLVTMGLTEKVKNNFESIKTTEDLIIGRVALEHKRMYRVWTEKGELLCEVSGKFSFQAHTREDFPAVGDWVSLKPRFTEGKGTIFTVLPRNSKFSRKSAGATAEEQIVAANVDTVFLVNSLNEDLNLRRIERYLLLTWESGAKPVIVLSKADLCQDMEKRLAEVEAIAFSGVPVIPISSETMSGFEKLTPFLQPGKTVALLGSSGVGKSTLTNRLLGEEKQVVQEIREDDAKGRHTTTHRELILLPNGSILIDTPGMRELQLWESSEGLTETFSEIEDLASQCHFRDCRHEDEPGCAVLRAIEDGFVAAERLYSYNKLQKELAFIERKADKRAQSEERKQWKQINKQMKQRKSR, from the coding sequence ATGAATTTAGTAACAATGGGTTTAACTGAAAAGGTAAAGAATAATTTTGAATCGATAAAAACAACTGAGGATTTGATTATTGGCCGAGTGGCCCTTGAGCACAAGCGGATGTATCGGGTTTGGACCGAAAAGGGTGAATTATTATGTGAGGTTTCGGGAAAGTTCAGTTTTCAGGCTCACACTAGAGAGGATTTCCCTGCAGTGGGTGACTGGGTCTCACTGAAACCCAGATTTACTGAAGGGAAGGGGACTATTTTCACTGTATTACCGCGAAATAGTAAGTTCTCAAGAAAATCAGCTGGTGCCACCGCTGAAGAACAAATTGTAGCTGCAAACGTTGATACTGTTTTTCTTGTTAATTCGTTAAATGAAGATTTAAATTTACGTAGAATCGAACGCTATTTACTGCTGACATGGGAAAGCGGAGCAAAGCCTGTCATTGTGTTAAGTAAAGCAGATTTATGTCAAGATATGGAGAAAAGATTAGCTGAGGTTGAAGCTATTGCCTTTAGCGGTGTTCCCGTTATTCCGATTAGTTCCGAGACGATGAGCGGATTTGAAAAGTTGACCCCCTTTTTACAGCCCGGTAAAACGGTTGCCTTGCTTGGATCTTCAGGGGTGGGAAAATCGACCTTAACGAACCGATTATTAGGTGAAGAGAAGCAAGTGGTTCAAGAAATCCGAGAGGACGATGCGAAAGGGAGACATACAACGACCCATAGAGAGCTAATCTTATTGCCAAATGGCAGTATCTTAATTGACACACCCGGAATGAGAGAATTGCAATTATGGGAGAGTTCTGAAGGGTTAACGGAAACCTTTTCAGAAATTGAAGACCTTGCATCACAGTGTCATTTTCGAGATTGCCGGCATGAGGATGAACCAGGCTGTGCCGTGTTAAGGGCGATTGAGGATGGATTCGTAGCGGCTGAGCGGCTGTATAGCTACAACAAGCTGCAAAAAGAATTGGCGTTTATTGAACGAAAAGCTGATAAGCGGGCACAGTCTGAGGAAAGGAAACAGTGGAAACAGATTAACAAACAAATGAAACAGCGAAAAAGCCGATAA
- a CDS encoding DUF4397 domain-containing protein, with the protein MTETRNQADYLQKAAMYDLLAQYYKYTNPTLHMHFYLKHFKNMNKAMNIMRTNSPSQHGEAKVRLLHTSHDAPNIDMYINGNRVIKDLPFTQVSQELSLNPGKYHIDIYPSGNMVDSIINKKITVEGGKWYTLTTIDSVKKMRLLIFSTQPEVPLNEAKVRFIHLSPDTPPLDIAVKERDVIFPKVSYKQATEYLGLTPMTVDLEARMAGSKEIVLPMPKVQFKANESCTIVFLGLSKGTPEFQIISIKN; encoded by the coding sequence ATGACCGAGACAAGAAATCAAGCTGATTATCTTCAAAAAGCCGCCATGTATGATTTATTAGCACAATATTATAAGTATACTAACCCAACCTTACACATGCATTTCTATTTAAAACATTTTAAGAACATGAATAAGGCAATGAACATCATGCGCACAAATTCGCCCTCACAGCATGGAGAAGCAAAAGTCCGGCTGCTTCATACCTCCCATGATGCACCCAATATTGATATGTATATAAATGGAAACCGCGTCATAAAGGATCTGCCATTTACACAGGTTAGTCAGGAACTTTCATTAAATCCGGGAAAATACCATATCGATATATATCCATCAGGGAACATGGTTGATAGCATCATCAATAAAAAGATAACGGTTGAAGGGGGAAAATGGTACACGCTGACAACAATTGATTCCGTTAAAAAGATGCGTCTGCTAATATTTTCAACTCAGCCAGAGGTCCCATTAAATGAAGCAAAGGTTCGCTTTATTCACTTATCACCAGATACCCCGCCGCTTGATATTGCCGTGAAGGAACGCGATGTAATTTTTCCTAAAGTTTCTTACAAACAAGCAACAGAATATTTAGGATTAACCCCAATGACCGTTGACCTTGAAGCTAGAATGGCAGGCAGTAAAGAAATTGTCCTGCCAATGCCAAAAGTACAATTTAAAGCAAATGAAAGCTGTACGATTGTATTTCTCGGTTTATCTAAAGGCACACCCGAATTTCAAATTATTAGTATCAAAAATTAA
- a CDS encoding YpmS family protein → MKNKWKIGFLLLLGINLLFATIILSLVLAPVNEKGISKLKSPTGDHVSFHVKSNKYDLNRLINHYLKEEAADSPIDYRVILGEEVELYGTLPFFSERLNLKLTFEPVAQKNGDLVLEQKSMSVGKLHLPISYVLNFISENYKLPKGVDIRPNDHLVYVHMQQLKLKSDLKIKANKFDLKKDDIAFTILVPFK, encoded by the coding sequence ATGAAAAACAAATGGAAAATTGGATTCCTGCTTCTGTTAGGAATCAACCTTTTGTTCGCTACAATTATTTTATCGCTGGTTTTGGCCCCAGTGAACGAAAAAGGAATAAGTAAATTAAAGAGTCCAACTGGTGATCATGTTTCTTTTCATGTCAAATCAAATAAATACGATTTAAATAGACTTATTAATCATTACCTGAAGGAAGAAGCTGCTGATTCGCCAATTGATTATCGGGTCATATTGGGGGAAGAAGTCGAACTATACGGGACATTGCCGTTTTTTAGTGAACGATTAAATTTAAAGTTGACCTTTGAGCCTGTAGCACAAAAAAATGGTGACCTAGTCTTAGAACAGAAATCAATGTCTGTCGGTAAGTTACATCTTCCGATCTCTTATGTTTTAAATTTTATTAGTGAAAACTATAAGCTTCCAAAAGGGGTCGATATTAGACCGAATGATCATCTTGTCTATGTCCATATGCAGCAATTAAAATTGAAAAGTGATTTGAAAATCAAAGCTAATAAATTTGATCTTAAGAAAGACGACATTGCTTTTACAATATTAGTACCTTTTAAATAG
- a CDS encoding SGNH/GDSL hydrolase family protein, which translates to MKKFFTPLILLVLLLCSCNQSNPLMLHQEKKVAAQVLAQIPADFYPRKLTIVSAGDSLTQGVGDSTGQGGYLPYLKTMLEKEKGIQEVDFYNFGVKGNRTTQLLKRLKTPEMKDVLQRADLIILTIGGNDIMKVVKDNISNLQISDFIKEKDSYRGHLTQIIDTIVQENPNASIVLVGLYNPFSMWFSDIKEMDQIVAEWNQVGQHVIANYPHTYFVEIEDVFLNAAENLLYTDHFHPNDKGYELIAERLNETLSERVIPDLGNMPYTVSTEEN; encoded by the coding sequence TTGAAAAAGTTTTTCACCCCTCTAATTCTCTTGGTATTATTATTATGTTCATGCAATCAATCCAATCCATTAATGCTCCATCAGGAAAAGAAAGTTGCAGCACAGGTTTTGGCACAAATCCCTGCTGATTTTTACCCGCGAAAATTAACAATCGTTTCTGCAGGTGATTCCTTAACACAAGGTGTTGGCGATAGTACAGGTCAAGGCGGTTACTTACCCTATTTAAAAACTATGCTGGAAAAAGAAAAAGGGATCCAGGAAGTTGATTTCTATAATTTTGGTGTAAAGGGCAATCGAACAACACAGTTGTTAAAACGTCTCAAAACCCCGGAAATGAAAGATGTATTGCAGAGAGCAGATTTGATCATCTTAACCATTGGCGGCAATGATATTATGAAAGTCGTAAAGGACAATATATCAAATTTGCAGATATCTGATTTTATTAAGGAAAAAGACTCCTATCGCGGTCATCTAACACAAATTATCGATACGATTGTTCAGGAAAATCCCAATGCATCCATCGTATTGGTCGGCCTGTACAATCCATTTTCAATGTGGTTTTCTGATATAAAAGAAATGGATCAAATTGTTGCCGAATGGAATCAAGTTGGTCAACATGTGATTGCCAATTATCCCCATACCTATTTTGTAGAAATAGAAGACGTATTCTTAAATGCAGCCGAAAATCTTTTATATACTGATCATTTCCACCCAAATGATAAAGGCTATGAATTGATTGCCGAAAGGCTAAACGAGACATTGAGTGAACGTGTAATCCCTGATCTGGGGAATATGCCCTATACGGTAAGTACAGAGGAGAATTAG
- a CDS encoding SCO family protein — protein MKARFLFVFLVISAIIMSACGKKIENAVNWPVKDFTATTQDNKEFGLKDLKGKVWIADFIFTSCADVCPPMTSNMTKLQKMVKDEGLKDVEFVSFSVDPTVDTPEILTKYVKPYGVDLENWTFLTGYSQEFIETYAAKTFKTFVKKPEEGDQVIHQTYIYLVDQEGNIKKSYQGFKDVPFDEIISDIKILQ, from the coding sequence ATGAAGGCACGGTTTTTGTTTGTTTTTTTGGTGATTAGTGCAATTATAATGTCCGCTTGCGGGAAAAAAATCGAAAATGCCGTTAATTGGCCGGTTAAGGATTTTACCGCGACTACACAGGACAACAAGGAGTTTGGCTTAAAAGATTTAAAGGGGAAAGTTTGGATTGCCGATTTTATTTTTACCAGCTGTGCGGACGTTTGCCCTCCAATGACATCCAATATGACGAAGCTGCAAAAAATGGTAAAAGATGAAGGCCTGAAGGATGTGGAATTCGTTTCCTTTAGTGTTGATCCAACGGTAGATACACCCGAAATATTAACAAAGTATGTCAAACCATACGGTGTTGATTTGGAAAACTGGACGTTTTTAACTGGTTACTCACAGGAGTTTATTGAAACATACGCTGCAAAAACATTCAAAACATTTGTGAAGAAACCTGAAGAAGGTGACCAAGTGATTCATCAGACTTATATCTATCTAGTAGATCAGGAAGGCAATATCAAAAAATCTTATCAAGGATTCAAGGATGTACCCTTTGATGAAATCATCAGTGATATTAAAATATTGCAATAG
- a CDS encoding Ger(x)C family spore germination protein, which yields MLKCPKRNLLAALLSCVIFLSGCVERKQLEKLGLMTAVGYDLEQENRIKGTAVVHKFDPLAKNLTKIITVDGNTSKAIRQEQNLETDQRLVMGQLRCVIYSRELAKRGIVQLVDAINRDPSIGNTVYLTVAEGDASSILNIEQKNLKADLGTYLYNLIRQNVESEQLLSPTLHDFNHFFSDHGKDPVLPILKIKNGTIIISGIALFKEDKMVDTLNSDELFYLKVLSDKYQSGSFELGFSRSRFNKVIRKVEDIAYRTVYNKFYLNLDNIRSHSTIKLIDKQNLRYKIEIDLASILLEATEPLDLSTPENIKYIENEANKEMEKEIKKLLLTLQKNEVDPVGFGEKYIASTRGKRISKKGWKRIYKNAKFDVEVKNTIIKTGSID from the coding sequence ATGCTGAAGTGTCCTAAGCGGAATCTGCTGGCTGCTCTACTTTCTTGTGTCATTTTTTTATCGGGATGTGTTGAGCGGAAACAGTTGGAAAAGTTAGGATTAATGACGGCTGTAGGGTATGATTTAGAACAGGAAAATCGGATTAAGGGTACAGCAGTTGTCCATAAATTTGATCCCCTAGCAAAAAATCTAACGAAAATCATTACTGTTGACGGCAATACAAGTAAGGCAATACGACAAGAGCAAAATCTTGAAACAGATCAAAGACTTGTCATGGGACAGCTTCGTTGTGTGATCTACAGCAGGGAATTGGCTAAACGTGGAATTGTCCAGCTTGTAGATGCCATTAATCGAGATCCAAGCATTGGAAATACGGTTTACTTAACAGTTGCGGAAGGTGATGCTTCATCCATTTTAAATATTGAACAGAAGAATCTTAAAGCAGATCTTGGGACATATTTATATAATTTAATTAGACAAAATGTTGAAAGTGAGCAGCTCCTTTCTCCCACACTGCATGACTTCAATCATTTCTTTAGTGATCATGGAAAGGATCCAGTCTTGCCCATTTTAAAAATAAAGAATGGGACCATTATCATATCGGGGATTGCCCTTTTTAAGGAAGACAAGATGGTAGATACACTCAATAGTGACGAACTTTTTTACTTAAAAGTCTTATCAGATAAATATCAATCCGGATCATTCGAACTTGGTTTTAGCCGCTCCCGATTTAATAAAGTCATCAGGAAAGTAGAAGATATTGCTTATCGAACGGTTTACAATAAATTTTATCTTAATCTTGATAATATTCGCAGTCATTCTACAATAAAATTAATCGACAAACAAAACCTTCGTTATAAGATAGAGATAGACTTGGCATCAATATTGTTGGAAGCGACAGAGCCGTTAGATTTGTCTACTCCGGAGAATATTAAGTATATTGAAAATGAAGCAAATAAAGAAATGGAAAAAGAGATTAAAAAATTACTTCTAACTTTACAAAAGAATGAAGTGGATCCTGTAGGATTTGGGGAAAAATATATTGCCAGTACACGGGGGAAAAGGATTTCAAAAAAAGGATGGAAAAGAATATACAAAAATGCAAAATTTGATGTTGAAGTAAAAAATACAATAATAAAGACTGGTTCTATTGATTAA